The Anguilla anguilla isolate fAngAng1 chromosome 4, fAngAng1.pri, whole genome shotgun sequence genome has a window encoding:
- the LOC118225538 gene encoding leukocyte elastase inhibitor-like produces MDSLGSANTTFALDLFRTLSDAGACGNVFFSPLSISSALAMVYLGAKGNTADQMAKVLCFNKAQNVHSDFQALSADINKPAASYLLKLANRLYGEKTFNFLPAFLESTQKFYSADLVPLDFIGASEESRKQINQWVEEQTESKIKDLLKPGTVTTMTRLALVNAIYFKGSWMHKFDEKQTQEMPFKISRNESKPVQMMFQMKKFPFNYVPEHKLQVLELPYQGQELSMFILLPEESPDGSALKKLEKELTLEKIDSWTSRSNMSTNAEVRVHLPRFKLEEDYELNTPLGRLGMSDVFDVGRADLTGMNGQGGLYLSAVVHKAFVEVNEEGTEAAAATAGMISFCMLMEENFTADHPFLFFIRHNQSRSILFLGRFSSP; encoded by the exons ATGGACAGTCTGGGCAGTGCCAACACGACGTTCGCTTTGGATCTCTTTCGAACCCTGAGTGACGCCGGTGCGTGCGGAAACGTATTCTTCTCACCGCTGAGCATCTCTTCGGCTCTGGCCATGGTCTATCTGGGGGCGAAAGGAAACACGGCCGATCAAATGGCAAAG GTTCTTTGTTTCAATAAAGCCCAGAATGTTCACTCAGACTTCCAGGCTCTCAGCGCTGACATCAACAAACCGGCCGCCTCTTATCTCCTGAAACTCGCCAACCGTCTCTATGGAGAAAAGACCTTCAACTTCCTCCCG GCATTCTTAGAATCCACACAGAAGTTCTACAGTGCAGACCTGGTGCCCTTGGATTTCATTGGTGCTTCAGAAGAGTCACGGAAGCAGATCAACCAATGGGTGGAGGAGCAGACAGAAA GTAAAATCAAAGACCTTCTGAAACCAGGAACGGTTACTACTATGACAAGGTTGGCTCTTGTGAACGCCATCTACTTCAAAGGGAGCTGGATGCACAAGTTTGACGAAAAGCAGACCCAAGAAATGCCCTTTAAAATCAGTCGA AACGAGAGTAAGCCGGTGCAGATGATGTTCCAGATGAAGAAGTTCCCCTTCAACTACGTCCCCGAGCACAAGCTGCAGGTCCTGGAGCTGCCGTACCAGGGGCAGGAGCTGAGCATGTTCAtcctgctcccggaggagtccCCGGACGGCAGCGCGCTCAAAAAG ctggagaaggagctCACTCTGGAGAAGATCGACAGCTGGACGAGCAGGAGCAACATGAGCACCAACGCAGAGGTCAGGGTTCACCTGCCCAGATTCAAGCTGGAGGAGGACTACGAGCTGAACACGCCCCTGGGGCGCCTGGGCATGAGCGACGTTTTCGACGTCGGGCGGGCGGACCTGACCGGGATGAACGGGCAGGGGGGGCTCTACCTCTCCGCCGTGGTCCACAAGGCGTTCGTGGAGGTGAACGAGGAGGGCACGGAGGCGGCGGCCGCCACGGCGGGCATGATCAGCTTCTGCATGCTGATGGAGGAGAACTTCACCGCCGATCACcccttcctcttcttcatccGCCACAACCAGTCCCGCAGCATCCTCTTCCTCGGGAGATTTTCCtctccgtaa